A part of Hydrogenobacter sp. T-8 genomic DNA contains:
- a CDS encoding pilus assembly protein has translation MEFMVFASDGRYGEIRTGKNATLASLISAINNEQPYYGTPTGEALWEAYDFYKQSNDYNYEANSAYINRGNGNVDPYYDGSGGNSYPVPCRKGFVLLLSDGAWNGIVDPVVPARIMATQDLRSDLSGKQNVYTYAVYAFGDLDPGTSLQGRQAMITTAIFGGFEDIDSNTWPFPFTGIQYPNGSGTCSSLEYTVRTNIQTTSTTYCNSRGVTYSLPQCNPPNNWDPKCAEWDTVGNTPKDGLPYNFFEANDAESLRNALLSAFSEILKRASSGATVATLASRTSISSVVLQPYFYPRYIRQDGTEISWIGFLRSFWVDTKQNLREDTNTNKILEMAGNVFDKIFQFVFDPNANETKVAILSGSDPDNACSMEALRGVNELRPLFDAGCRLAVENPNDRKIYYNKDGNLVEFTTGEASYVRSIWQSIENSVNNDTGASCVIRYLRGEKVSSDTNCNAVLGLVNRIREFDTASLGALCPTYSVSGERTWKLGDIIYSTPSLVSAEPLNIYHLRYSDSTYLEYIRRSQYRNRASFSFISANDGMLHVFRIGSIKERKVCSNNQNMECSEDSDCPGGYCIPNQNAPVKLINAPNNNNTDLIAREEWAFIPRNALPYLVWYGRSDYCHVPTVDYRTIVVDASIGGGSNESKTVNSWRTILVGTMGFGGKAITAGDYTYSSAIFALDLTGWLDGTSDRPTLLWERPIPDNTLTLSFPAIVRLGDPDKNGEWYVVVGTGPMEAGDKQATSGSESYASSTKLYFINLRNGDVVRDITLSLPSGVMAAVGDIMPFDVDNDYRDDVLYFGLYGRGNNGNSWGNFYRLTLRSGSSYKSVNSLSASDISTAVDLSSFNTGSHRPPVFGAPNATKDEMGALWVFFGTGKFLSSLDKTIPYNNFLIGFKDDCWNGTCSNSYTRGNMDNTTGSTTSAVVSELKNMCICTSAGCNTEQVVSSTSYTALPLPVSRGWYYQLSGEAIYSRPVVFGGIVDALTFVPPGDVCQMEGRSNLLTLYYKSGTPYPRPAVLSPNAVSGSRTIGSTVQVLGHIQAGQGVPPIGTPFQISMAPGQSAQYEKFVQLSSGLILRFPQQVGTEAQGRFILWIEK, from the coding sequence ATGGAATTTATGGTATTTGCAAGTGATGGTAGATATGGAGAGATCAGAACTGGTAAAAATGCAACCCTTGCAAGCCTGATTAGTGCTATAAACAATGAGCAACCCTACTACGGTACACCTACAGGTGAAGCTTTGTGGGAAGCCTATGACTTTTATAAACAAAGCAACGACTATAACTATGAAGCAAATTCAGCTTATATTAATCGCGGAAATGGAAATGTAGATCCTTACTATGACGGTTCTGGAGGAAACAGCTATCCTGTGCCTTGTAGAAAGGGTTTTGTTTTACTGCTTTCAGATGGTGCTTGGAATGGTATTGTGGACCCAGTTGTGCCAGCCCGTATTATGGCAACACAAGACCTCAGAAGCGACCTATCTGGAAAGCAAAATGTTTATACATACGCAGTTTACGCCTTTGGAGATTTAGACCCTGGTACAAGTCTTCAAGGAAGGCAGGCAATGATAACTACCGCTATTTTTGGCGGCTTTGAAGACATTGACTCTAACACTTGGCCTTTCCCATTTACTGGAATTCAATACCCAAATGGAAGTGGAACTTGCTCTTCCCTTGAGTACACTGTAAGAACTAATATTCAAACGACTTCAACTACCTATTGCAACAGTAGAGGTGTGACTTATTCCCTTCCCCAGTGCAATCCTCCAAATAATTGGGACCCCAAGTGTGCGGAGTGGGATACAGTTGGGAATACTCCTAAGGACGGACTACCCTACAACTTCTTTGAAGCTAATGATGCGGAATCTTTGAGAAATGCCTTGCTTTCTGCCTTCTCCGAAATTCTCAAACGTGCCTCCTCTGGTGCCACTGTGGCAACCTTGGCTTCAAGAACTAGTATTTCTTCTGTGGTTCTACAACCTTACTTCTATCCCAGATACATCAGGCAAGATGGGACAGAGATATCATGGATAGGTTTCTTACGCAGTTTCTGGGTGGATACAAAACAAAACCTTAGAGAGGATACTAACACCAACAAAATACTTGAAATGGCTGGTAATGTTTTTGACAAGATATTCCAGTTTGTATTCGACCCAAACGCCAACGAGACAAAGGTAGCCATTCTCAGTGGTAGCGACCCAGACAATGCTTGCAGTATGGAAGCTCTGAGAGGTGTCAATGAGCTAAGACCTCTCTTTGATGCAGGATGCAGGCTTGCTGTCGAAAATCCCAACGATAGAAAGATATACTACAATAAAGACGGTAACTTGGTAGAGTTTACTACAGGAGAGGCAAGTTATGTAAGGAGCATATGGCAGTCTATAGAAAACTCCGTAAATAATGATACAGGAGCAAGTTGTGTTATAAGATATCTCCGCGGGGAGAAGGTATCCTCAGACACAAATTGCAATGCGGTTCTTGGTCTTGTGAATAGGATTAGGGAGTTCGACACTGCATCTTTGGGTGCTTTGTGTCCCACCTACTCAGTCAGCGGGGAAAGGACCTGGAAGCTGGGAGATATAATATATTCCACGCCCTCTCTAGTCTCCGCAGAACCTCTAAACATATACCATCTTAGATACAGCGACAGCACCTATCTTGAATACATAAGGAGAAGCCAATATAGGAACAGAGCATCCTTTAGCTTTATAAGTGCTAATGATGGTATGTTGCATGTCTTTAGGATTGGCTCTATCAAAGAGAGGAAAGTCTGTTCCAACAACCAAAATATGGAGTGCAGCGAAGATTCGGACTGCCCTGGCGGATACTGTATACCCAATCAGAACGCACCAGTTAAACTGATCAACGCACCAAACAACAACAATACAGACCTTATAGCACGCGAGGAGTGGGCTTTTATTCCACGGAACGCACTGCCTTATCTAGTCTGGTATGGAAGAAGTGACTACTGCCACGTGCCAACGGTGGACTATAGAACCATAGTGGTGGATGCCTCCATAGGTGGTGGCTCAAATGAAAGCAAGACTGTAAACAGCTGGAGGACCATATTGGTGGGAACTATGGGATTTGGGGGCAAGGCTATTACAGCAGGAGATTATACATACTCCTCTGCAATCTTTGCCCTTGACCTGACGGGTTGGCTCGATGGCACCAGCGATAGACCAACTCTTCTTTGGGAAAGGCCTATACCAGACAACACACTAACGCTTTCCTTCCCTGCAATAGTCAGGCTTGGTGACCCAGATAAGAACGGCGAGTGGTATGTGGTTGTAGGAACAGGTCCGATGGAAGCTGGCGATAAACAGGCAACATCCGGCTCTGAAAGTTATGCAAGCTCAACAAAACTCTACTTTATAAACCTTAGAAACGGCGATGTGGTGAGGGATATAACCTTATCTCTCCCCTCTGGTGTAATGGCTGCAGTGGGTGATATAATGCCCTTTGATGTGGACAACGACTACAGGGATGACGTGCTTTACTTTGGGCTTTATGGAAGGGGGAACAATGGAAATTCTTGGGGCAACTTTTACAGGCTAACCCTAAGAAGTGGAAGCAGTTACAAGTCTGTGAACTCCCTTAGTGCGTCAGATATATCTACAGCAGTAGACCTGTCTTCCTTTAATACGGGCAGTCATAGACCACCAGTCTTTGGAGCACCTAACGCTACAAAGGATGAGATGGGTGCCTTATGGGTCTTTTTTGGAACAGGAAAGTTCCTGAGCTCCTTAGACAAAACTATACCTTATAACAACTTCCTAATTGGCTTTAAGGATGACTGCTGGAATGGCACATGCTCCAACTCGTATACAAGAGGCAACATGGACAACACAACTGGAAGCACTACATCTGCGGTCGTCTCGGAACTCAAAAACATGTGTATCTGCACAAGTGCGGGATGCAACACAGAGCAGGTGGTTTCAAGCACCAGCTATACTGCACTGCCCCTACCCGTGTCAAGAGGCTGGTATTACCAACTAAGTGGTGAGGCTATATACTCAAGACCAGTTGTCTTTGGAGGAATAGTAGACGCTCTTACCTTTGTCCCACCAGGTGATGTATGCCAAATGGAAGGTAGGTCTAACCTTCTTACCCTCTACTACAAGTCGGGCACTCCCTATCCCAGACCTGCGGTTCTGTCACCTAATGCGGTCTCTGGAAGTAGGACTATAGGCTCCACTGTTCAGGTTCTTGGACACATCCAAGCGGGACAAGGTGTTCCGCCTATAGGTACTCCTTTCCAGATAAGCATGGCACCAGGTCAAAGCGCACAGTATGAAAAATTCGTCCAGCTCTCAAGTGGTCTTATACTTAGGTTCCCTCAGCAGGTAGGAACGGAAGCCCAGGGGAGGTTTATACTGTGGATAGAAAAGTAA
- a CDS encoding pilus assembly FimT family protein — protein sequence MELLVIIAILSILAGFFLYPMLVQVARERLRAGMTQFASDLNQVKLRSISTGSMWGIRVCGGNGQYKVFIDHDMNCRDVNPNCTSIDTTRVCSAAPNATCSDGADCLASCDNNSGRCVNAPDVICNTANDCPPSTGPCLQRERLISFPTGVAPGNDFYVVFDRRGYVLNYSCGFGAGTLTLRNFLGEERRVILDRLGRVRYE from the coding sequence ATGGAACTGTTGGTTATAATTGCCATATTATCCATACTTGCTGGCTTCTTTTTATATCCCATGTTGGTGCAGGTGGCGAGGGAAAGGCTGAGGGCTGGTATGACCCAATTTGCCAGTGACCTTAACCAGGTAAAGCTTAGGTCTATATCTACGGGTAGCATGTGGGGCATAAGGGTATGCGGTGGTAACGGACAGTATAAGGTCTTTATAGACCATGATATGAACTGCAGAGATGTGAACCCAAACTGTACCTCAATCGATACTACAAGGGTTTGTTCCGCCGCGCCCAATGCAACATGTTCCGATGGTGCTGACTGTTTAGCTAGCTGTGATAATAATAGCGGTAGATGTGTTAATGCCCCTGATGTTATCTGTAACACTGCTAATGACTGTCCTCCTAGCACGGGTCCCTGCCTTCAAAGAGAGAGACTGATAAGTTTTCCTACCGGCGTAGCACCGGGAAATGATTTTTACGTGGTCTTTGACCGCAGAGGCTACGTGCTGAACTACTCCTGCGGTTTTGGTGCTGGAACTTTGACGCTAAGAAACTTCCTTGGGGAAGAGAGAAGGGTCATACTAGACAGACTCGGGAGGGTAAGGTATGAATAA
- a CDS encoding type IV pilus modification PilV family protein: MNKKGFTLIELLVATILLLIIMIGFLRGLLFYIQYSIQEQTKDRALEIMGEIASKVESMPYCQDNTPTCTNHFLQANGGYVADWQNATCDIAGQCSFDNRDSDGDGLRDFRDPYNGNNNNSRGNPLGTADWLNIKPGTSSVCKRDINRPCTREEDCPGVGPCVKLCADRAGNQIQDLICGELFKGRWIYAGATLARIVRYNVEVGKGVGVIVWYFEPSSGNYRGYATTVMRERK, translated from the coding sequence ATGAATAAGAAGGGTTTTACTCTTATTGAACTTTTGGTTGCCACTATACTCTTGCTGATAATAATGATAGGCTTTTTGAGAGGGCTTCTTTTTTATATTCAGTATTCTATCCAAGAACAGACAAAGGACAGGGCGCTGGAAATCATGGGGGAGATAGCTTCGAAGGTAGAGTCTATGCCTTACTGTCAGGACAATACTCCCACCTGCACGAACCATTTCTTACAAGCCAATGGAGGTTATGTAGCAGATTGGCAGAATGCAACTTGTGATATAGCTGGTCAATGTTCCTTTGACAACAGAGACAGTGACGGCGATGGATTAAGAGACTTTAGAGACCCCTACAACGGCAACAATAATAACTCAAGAGGTAATCCTCTCGGCACAGCGGATTGGCTTAACATAAAGCCAGGAACTTCATCCGTTTGCAAGCGCGACATAAATAGGCCCTGTACCAGAGAAGAAGACTGCCCTGGAGTGGGTCCCTGCGTTAAGCTATGCGCAGATAGAGCTGGCAACCAAATACAAGACTTGATATGCGGGGAGCTTTTTAAAGGTAGATGGATATATGCGGGAGCAACACTCGCTCGAATCGTCAGGTATAATGTGGAGGTGGGAAAAGGGGTGGGGGTAATAGTGTGGTATTTTGAGCCTTCTTCTGGCAATTATAGGGGCTACGCAACTACTGTGATGAGGGAAAGAAAATGA
- a CDS encoding prepilin-type N-terminal cleavage/methylation domain-containing protein, translating into MKRGFTLIELLVVMAIALIVGVGVYVAYVNLIREAVTKSIIAKNEQDITALLYQIRKDFSSIGFGVDRNRLRIVDTHGTPNDGVIDCNSLTAFGNFNTVLARCRANDRQEELYFLSLASRQQRFSGCWWSTNTLGQLINRSTTYMLAECPQNLDGIGNCLALDPNKNCVETGCSVRPCNTYTSQENRLIFFAGDGSYPGNFAVRYYTSDINLPRECAPQTFNLLKDVQGDALAQPVASCVGAFRVRYFDGNNYSESINLIQNLRAIRVCLLVQVGGRTSLNMEVPQFSASCGGTMTIPTQDWRWYRWRVVEENIILENIR; encoded by the coding sequence ATGAAGAGAGGTTTCACTCTCATTGAACTGCTCGTAGTGATGGCAATAGCTCTCATAGTTGGTGTGGGTGTTTATGTTGCCTATGTGAACCTTATAAGAGAAGCGGTAACTAAGTCTATCATCGCAAAGAACGAACAAGACATAACCGCATTGCTTTACCAGATAAGGAAGGACTTCTCCAGTATAGGCTTTGGTGTGGACAGGAACAGACTTAGAATCGTAGATACCCATGGAACACCTAACGATGGAGTAATTGACTGCAACAGCTTAACAGCCTTTGGAAACTTTAACACTGTATTGGCAAGGTGTAGGGCTAACGACAGGCAAGAGGAACTTTACTTTCTGAGCCTTGCTAGCAGACAGCAGAGGTTTTCTGGATGCTGGTGGAGCACAAACACATTAGGACAACTCATAAACAGAAGCACCACTTACATGCTTGCGGAATGCCCCCAAAACCTTGATGGAATAGGTAACTGCCTTGCCCTTGACCCAAATAAGAATTGTGTAGAAACTGGGTGTTCAGTTCGGCCATGCAACACCTACACTTCTCAGGAGAACAGACTTATCTTTTTTGCAGGGGATGGTAGTTATCCAGGGAATTTTGCAGTTAGATACTACACCTCAGATATCAACCTCCCCAGAGAATGTGCTCCCCAAACCTTTAACCTTCTCAAGGATGTGCAGGGAGATGCCTTGGCTCAACCTGTGGCTTCCTGTGTGGGTGCCTTCAGGGTGAGGTATTTCGACGGCAACAATTACTCGGAAAGTATAAATCTCATCCAGAATCTAAGAGCCATAAGAGTTTGCCTGCTCGTGCAGGTAGGAGGGCGGACTTCTCTGAATATGGAAGTGCCACAGTTTTCTGCGAGCTGTGGTGGAACAATGACAATACCAACGCAAGATTGGAGGTGGTATAGATGGCGAGTAGTAGAGGAAAACATTATTTTGGAAAACATAAGATGA
- a CDS encoding type II secretion system protein has product MKIRAFTLIELLMVLVIISVLVSIGLFSYAKNQRRAKLSSYAEPVVRACAMDIFVWCLQTKEQTSPVSFVIDTVGSEPAPLKNCLVFDTSNNLQPSNAKMSTPGGAVSFKVLSTAPDNSAHIENGNPRGSQFVCSGGQVAQDYYVAGKLDGIGDFMVVCRITNNTHSEGAGIKCVIR; this is encoded by the coding sequence ATGAAAATAAGAGCTTTTACCCTTATAGAGCTTTTAATGGTTCTTGTCATAATATCAGTGCTTGTATCTATAGGTTTGTTTTCCTATGCAAAGAATCAGAGAAGGGCAAAGTTGAGTTCTTATGCTGAACCGGTTGTGAGAGCTTGTGCTATGGATATTTTTGTCTGGTGTTTACAAACAAAGGAGCAGACAAGTCCAGTAAGTTTTGTTATTGATACAGTGGGAAGTGAGCCAGCTCCTCTTAAGAACTGTCTTGTTTTTGACACATCAAACAACCTGCAGCCCTCTAATGCCAAGATGTCTACACCTGGAGGGGCTGTATCTTTTAAAGTTCTAAGCACAGCTCCAGACAATTCCGCGCATATTGAAAATGGCAATCCAAGAGGCTCACAGTTTGTTTGTAGTGGTGGTCAGGTTGCACAAGACTATTATGTGGCTGGAAAGCTCGACGGGATTGGAGATTTCATGGTAGTCTGCAGGATTACAAACAACACACATAGTGAAGGTGCAGGTATAAAGTGCGTAATAAGGTAG
- a CDS encoding prepilin-type N-terminal cleavage/methylation domain-containing protein has product MKKLLRATRQAVELNKAKGFTLIELLVVIAIIAILASIALPSYMKYQRKSRISSYAEPAVRACAMDIVAWCTERPAASGTDSYTIDTGTGNAPLKNCLVYDANGALQANTVKLTTPGGPVSFKVLTSEPSSPTDITDGNPRGDTFTCNTQGEVGNTIHVAGKMDGIGDYIVVCTITNSAHSTGTGVRCQVK; this is encoded by the coding sequence ATGAAAAAGCTACTTAGAGCCACAAGGCAAGCGGTAGAGCTCAACAAGGCAAAGGGTTTCACCCTCATTGAGCTACTTGTGGTTATAGCCATCATAGCCATATTGGCATCAATAGCCCTGCCGTCTTACATGAAGTATCAGAGAAAGTCGAGGATAAGCTCCTACGCGGAACCTGCGGTTAGAGCATGTGCTATGGACATAGTTGCTTGGTGTACAGAAAGGCCAGCAGCAAGCGGGACAGATTCATACACAATAGATACAGGAACAGGTAATGCTCCCCTCAAAAACTGCCTTGTATACGACGCAAACGGTGCACTACAGGCTAATACCGTGAAGCTCACTACTCCAGGCGGTCCAGTTTCCTTTAAGGTTCTAACTTCAGAACCAAGTAGTCCAACTGACATAACTGATGGAAACCCAAGGGGAGACACATTTACATGTAACACGCAGGGAGAGGTAGGCAATACCATACACGTTGCTGGGAAGATGGATGGTATTGGTGATTACATAGTAGTTTGCACAATCACAAACTCTGCCCATTCTACTGGTACTGGAGTTCGTTGTCAAGTGAAATAA
- a CDS encoding pilus assembly protein, with product MRKVLGFIVILLFVGFSYSQTVREMRFENVKLEAVLKALAEVSGMNVIFDPAVSQDLQKTVSVAIYRPVPVGEAMNIILKEYSLIAVPADTKVFRITKGAEININVAGLDDKQINEIINFLKARVTPSAEIVIDKTLKTIYIRDEEKNIKRLEPILKDYRKLADALVPAEERTTRVFYLRGIGLDEAERRIKSYTRPDTSITKSYDFSALVITDSPKQMELYTEALKPFLITTPSERRPVTKIFYLKYISPDEFIKMIEPLRSEAGIVLSGGALVERQDLQPQQQTQAQQQTQKAPTPIIREFNAVMITDYPDVLQIIQERFKDYISESPVRVSIEARIVEVREESLRELGINWNALLSQANVPQFWSGGIGSNIGTNTPLNPIPGLSATPGGILTFTYQRGVLNALNLRISALERIDKAKSIAKPTVVTINGQKATIKQGVQVPYQTAAVGAGGTAVPNIQFKDVVLQLDVTPVISPDGRILMDIEIKRDTVGIQTPQGPAINTKEVKTKIVVENGQTVVLGGIIDNQDGVTNEGVPGVVRVPLLKYLFGQERVRKFDTELLIFITPTVISQ from the coding sequence ATGAGGAAGGTATTAGGATTTATTGTGATACTTTTGTTTGTGGGCTTTTCTTACTCTCAGACAGTAAGAGAGATGAGGTTTGAGAATGTTAAATTGGAAGCAGTCCTAAAGGCACTTGCGGAAGTTTCTGGTATGAATGTTATCTTTGACCCAGCGGTTTCTCAAGACCTTCAAAAGACAGTAAGCGTTGCCATATACAGACCTGTGCCCGTAGGAGAAGCTATGAACATTATTCTAAAAGAGTATAGTCTCATAGCAGTCCCTGCGGATACAAAGGTTTTCCGTATTACGAAAGGCGCAGAGATAAATATAAACGTAGCTGGACTTGATGATAAACAGATAAACGAGATAATAAACTTCCTAAAGGCACGAGTAACTCCGTCTGCAGAAATAGTCATAGACAAAACGCTCAAAACTATATATATCAGGGACGAGGAAAAAAACATAAAAAGGCTTGAGCCAATACTTAAGGATTATAGGAAACTTGCAGATGCACTGGTCCCAGCAGAAGAGAGGACTACTAGGGTGTTCTACCTAAGGGGCATAGGGCTAGATGAAGCAGAAAGACGAATAAAGTCTTACACTAGACCAGACACATCAATAACTAAATCTTATGATTTTTCCGCTCTTGTCATAACAGATAGTCCCAAGCAGATGGAGCTGTACACAGAGGCTCTTAAGCCTTTCCTAATCACCACACCTTCTGAAAGAAGACCAGTTACCAAGATATTCTACCTAAAATACATAAGCCCCGATGAGTTTATAAAGATGATAGAGCCTCTAAGGTCTGAAGCAGGTATTGTGCTGAGTGGAGGTGCTCTCGTAGAAAGGCAGGACTTACAGCCTCAACAACAGACACAAGCACAACAACAAACTCAAAAGGCCCCAACTCCTATTATAAGGGAGTTTAACGCGGTTATGATAACTGACTATCCAGATGTTTTACAAATTATACAAGAAAGGTTCAAAGACTACATAAGCGAAAGCCCCGTAAGAGTGTCCATAGAGGCACGCATAGTAGAGGTTAGAGAAGAATCCCTCAGAGAGCTTGGCATAAACTGGAATGCCTTGTTATCACAAGCTAATGTTCCACAATTTTGGAGTGGAGGTATTGGTTCAAATATAGGCACAAACACACCATTGAACCCAATCCCTGGACTTTCTGCCACACCTGGCGGTATATTGACCTTTACCTATCAGAGGGGTGTTCTCAACGCTCTTAACCTAAGGATTTCAGCCCTTGAAAGGATAGATAAAGCTAAAAGTATAGCGAAGCCTACCGTGGTTACTATTAACGGTCAGAAAGCTACAATAAAACAGGGCGTTCAAGTTCCCTATCAAACTGCTGCAGTCGGTGCCGGTGGCACCGCAGTGCCGAACATACAGTTCAAGGATGTGGTTCTCCAGCTTGATGTCACACCGGTAATATCACCAGATGGTAGAATACTAATGGATATAGAAATAAAACGCGATACCGTGGGAATTCAAACTCCACAAGGACCTGCCATAAACACAAAAGAGGTAAAGACCAAGATAGTCGTGGAAAATGGTCAGACCGTGGTGCTAGGTGGCATAATAGACAATCAAGATGGCGTAACTAACGAGGGCGTGCCTGGGGTAGTAAGAGTTCCCTTGCTTAAGTATCTCTTCGGACAGGAGAGGGTAAGAAAGTTTGATACGGAACTTCTTATATTCATAACTCCAACCGTAATCAGCCAGTGA
- the pilM gene encoding type IV pilus biogenesis protein PilM, with amino-acid sequence MNISLAFPPLLKGVKTIVGLQFTDKVIRLLELGKDKKPLSEPIEVNLEGKDKEKVLREVVQKYGLSGKRVVACIPVNDGLLKFYKYPASMSKKDLQSAIEWSIKRELSAMREETYYDYFILEPGAEGKQVGVVLVLSRKETVEGIRKMVESVGLKLHTLDYEVVAIINYGLYHKLPVPFSILYIDYNYSILTTYSPTNISYYVTYWSFSEFLKSRDEESLESFFAEIRNIVVLNDLSSMYVAGPIIADEEMLTRIMENLPILGILDLEELKPNFFIPYILSIRGMEG; translated from the coding sequence ATGAACATAAGCCTTGCCTTTCCACCCTTGCTAAAGGGTGTCAAGACCATAGTGGGTCTGCAGTTTACAGACAAGGTTATAAGACTTCTGGAGCTGGGGAAAGACAAAAAGCCTCTTTCAGAACCCATTGAAGTAAACCTTGAGGGGAAGGATAAGGAAAAAGTCCTGAGAGAGGTAGTTCAAAAATACGGGCTCTCTGGCAAAAGGGTCGTAGCCTGCATACCGGTCAACGATGGGCTTCTCAAGTTCTACAAATATCCTGCATCCATGAGCAAGAAGGACCTCCAGAGTGCCATAGAGTGGTCTATAAAGAGGGAACTCTCCGCCATGAGAGAAGAAACCTATTACGACTATTTTATACTGGAGCCAGGAGCTGAGGGGAAACAGGTGGGTGTGGTTCTAGTGCTCTCTCGGAAAGAAACAGTTGAAGGCATAAGAAAAATGGTGGAAAGTGTGGGGCTTAAACTTCATACTCTTGACTACGAGGTTGTCGCCATAATAAATTACGGGCTCTATCACAAGCTCCCTGTTCCCTTTTCCATTCTTTACATTGACTATAACTACTCCATACTAACCACCTATTCACCCACCAATATAAGCTACTACGTGACCTATTGGAGCTTCTCGGAGTTCTTGAAAAGCAGGGATGAGGAGTCCCTTGAGAGTTTTTTTGCGGAGATTAGAAACATTGTGGTTCTGAACGACCTTTCCAGTATGTATGTAGCAGGACCCATAATCGCAGATGAGGAAATGCTTACGCGAATCATGGAAAACCTTCCTATACTTGGGATTCTTGACCTTGAGGAGCTTAAACCAAACTTCTTTATTCCGTACATATTAAGTATAAGGGGGATGGAAGGATGA